Proteins from a genomic interval of Anolis sagrei isolate rAnoSag1 chromosome 1, rAnoSag1.mat, whole genome shotgun sequence:
- the LOC132761731 gene encoding zinc finger protein 84-like produces the protein MNRTGKKPFTCQECGKSFTQSSALRSHQRTHTGEKPFTCTECGKSFAQSSALRSHQRIHAGEKPFKCPECGQSFSRRGHLQTHQRTHTGEKPFKCPECGQRFTQRGNLQTHQRTHTGEKPFKCPECGQSFSRRGHLQTHQRTHTGEKPFTCLECGQSFTQSSSLRSHQRTHTGEKPYTCLECGKSFTESKNLCSHQRTHTGEKPYTCLECGQSFTQSSSLRSHERTHTGEKPFTCPECGQSFTQISALRSHQRTHTGEKPFTCPECGHSFTCSGDLRSHQRIHTGEKPHKCLECGRSFTHSGSLRSHQRIHTGEKPFTCLECGQSFTWMSSLRLHQRTHTGEKPYKCLECGMNFIHSSNLRSHQKAHTGEKPYTCLKCEQSFTQSSQLRRHQKTHTGEKPYTCLECGRSFTDTSGLRSHQRIHTGEKPYTCLECGKSFTVLSTLRRHQRTHTGEKPYTCLECGKSYTTSSHLRRHRRIHSGENNGL, from the coding sequence ATGAATCGTACTGGGAAGAAACCCTTTACATGCCaggagtgcggaaagagcttcactcagagttcagctctacgttcacatcaaaggactcacactggggagaaaccctttacatgcacggagtgtggaaagagcttcgctcAGAGTTCagctctacgttcacatcaaaggattcacgctggggagaaaccctttaaatgcccggagtgtggacagagcttctctcGAAGGGGACATCTACaaacacatcaaaggactcacactggggagaaaccctttaaatgcccgGAGTGTGGACAGAGATTCACTCAAAGGGGAAATCTACaaacacatcaaaggactcacactggggagaaaccctttaaatgcccggagtgtggacagagcttctctcGAAGGGGACATCTACaaacacatcaaaggactcacactggggagaaaccctttacatgcctggagtgtggacagagcttcactcagagttcatctctacgttcacatcaaaggactcacactggcgagaaaccctatacgtgcctagaatgtggaaagagtttcactgagAGTAAAAATCTATgttcgcatcaaaggactcacactggggagaaaccctatacatgcctggagtgtggacagagcttcactcagagttcatctctacgttcacatgaaaggactcacactggggagaaaccatttacatgcccggagtgtggacagagcttcactcagatttcagccctacgttcacatcaaaggactcacactggggagaaaccctttacatgcccagagtgtggacatAGCTTCACTTGCAGTGGAGATCTAcgctcacatcaaaggattcacacaggagagaaaccccaTAAATGCCTAGAGTGCGGAAGGAGCTTCACTCatagtggaagtctacgttcacatcaaaggattcacactggggagaaaccctttacatgcctggagtgtggacagagcttcacttggATGAGCAGTCtacgtttacatcaaaggactcacacaggagagaaaccctataaatgcctggagtgtggaatgaACTTCATTCATTCATCAAATCTAAGATCACATCAAAAggctcacactggggagaaaccctatacatgcctcaAGTGTGAACAGAGTTTCACTCAGAGTTCACAATTACGTAGACATCAAaagactcatactggggagaaaccctatacatgtttGGAGTGCGGAAGGAGCTTCACTGATacttcaggtctacgttcacatcaaagaattcacactggggagaaaccctatacatgcctggagtgtggaaagagcttcactgtaCTATCAactctacgtagacatcaaaggactcacactggggagaagccctatacatgcctggagtgcggaaagagctaCACTACGAGTTCACACCTACGTAGACATCGTAGAATTCATTCTGGAGAAAACAATGGTCTTTGA